Proteins from a genomic interval of Siniperca chuatsi isolate FFG_IHB_CAS linkage group LG10, ASM2008510v1, whole genome shotgun sequence:
- the sall4 gene encoding sal-like protein 4 isoform X1, translated as MSRRKQAKPQHINSDEPGSLGNGILRDDQAEGTGNEVKRFRMDETRVCNKCCAEFFDEEEFLEHEKNCTKSQQVVIMKDGNEVPEEYSQGSPEGLTSDHDDSQSSSHSLSNVNTDHLERTEEDSSMNAEDSEQQDQADMAASPEMTFHQPLSKRQDSNVTLETMADTKVAVSQHSSINKSLTSSQEAVQAIPMILEQLVCLQQQQLQQIQLTEQIRIQVAMMTPQGLQSSVGAVMDPLKALGAHLSQQLSAAAALIGKRTGSQSLSMETMKQSKLPLPTDIPTSLPGGPGSMTSKTDILKGIPDLASRLPALLPQSPGVMGFPSTFNGIQAGIESSKKVKTKMLNLPPESKNGDSLYKHKCKYCGKTFGNDSALQIHLRSHTGERPFKCNICGNRFTTKGNLKVHFQRHKDKYPTISMNPHPVPEHLDNIPTSSGIPFGMSVPMDESNLTEMKPLIGHPAAGFHPSSIPGLKTTFDSFAGDPFSQRPSPSTSDGSPSVSSNVFGHETGLEPAQKDAKELLGALHHMNGSALPGEQSSGTAKLQQMVDGLEKRTSDPNECVICHRVLSCQSSLKMHYRTHTGERPYKCKICGRAFSTKGNLKAHYGVHRANTPLKMQHSCPICQKKFTNAVVLQQHIRMHMGGQIPNTPMPENQFEAAEAMEPSLPEETPMDANGFEASMEDHEPELHSHKPNDTSDSLPSAPEEQPQQHAAPAIFSSLDVLKNLTSALALKRQSSTASESEGTPKESPSAPREQEYHNGRSPAVSDSAMSFHSSSPVNNNMSSCKSPESAVDEFACSVSKPESDGGAQGGTESSGALDLTASSSFIPKAIKEEPGIQFTNGDYVPSNMPFIRIPSSLASLEMKIPPENSLGPHGLFSSHMPQGTAMPSTISTAPRRSTKQHVCNACGKNFSSASALQIHERTHTGEKPFACNICGRAFTTKGNLKVHIGTHMWNNSSRRGQRLSLDNPMALMAISSEAKMLPEIMQAPKELGAPQMNFDTSLWNQYAAAFSGGLTMKTNEISVIQGGGIPLPGSPAGGPLIGSTGGLMKMDGSHSGLPASMAEIEKNSSDSVPKSQFPHFMEEGKIAVN; from the exons ATGTCGAGGCGCAAGCAAGCCAAACCGCAGCACATCAACTCCGACGAGCCTGGTTCGTTAGGAAATG GTATTCTTCGTGATGATCAAGCTGAGGGGACTGGAAATGAAGTGAAGAGGTTCAGAATGGACGAGACCAGGGTCTGCAACAAGTGCTGTGCTGAATTCTTTGATGAAGAAGAATTTCTTGAGCACGAGAAAAACTGCACTAAAAGTCAGCAAGTGGTCATCATGAAAGATGGCAATGAAGTGCCTGAGGAATATTCACAAGGCTCCCCCGAAGGCCTTACGAGTGACCATGATGATAGCCAGTCCAGCAGTCATTCCCTATCAAATGTCAATACAGACCACCTGgaaagaacagaggaagacTCCAGCATGAATGCAGAGGACTCGGAACAACAGGATCAGGCAGACATGGCTGCTAGCCCTGAGATGACTTTCCATCAGCCCTTATCCAAACGGCAAGATTCAAATGTCACTCTTGAAACCATGGCAGACACTAAAGTGGCTGTCTCCCAACATTCTTCAATTAATAAATCTCTGACCTCATCACAGGAAGCTGTGCAGGCCATCCCGATGATCTTGGAACAGTTAGTGTGCCTCCAGCAACAGCAACTACAGCAAATCCAGCTCACAGAACAGATTCGAATCCAAGTAGCTATGATGACTCCACAGGGTCTCCAGTCATCAGTAGGGGCAGTAATGGACCCACTGAAAGCCCTTGGTGCACATCTCTCTCAACAGCTGTCTGCCGCAGCAGCTCTGATAGGAAAAAGGACCGGCAGTCAGAGCCTTTCTATGGAGACAATGAAGCAAAGTAAACTACCTCTCCCAACTGACATCCCTACCTCTCTACCTGGAGGACCGGGTTCAATGACATctaaaacagacattttgaagGGCATTCCAGATCTGGCTAGCCGTTTACCAGCACTACTGCCACAGTCACCAGGTGTCATGGGTTTCCCTAGCACCTTCAATGGAATCCAAGCAGGGATTGAGTCCTCGAAAAAAGTGAAGACGAAGATGCTGAACCTCCCACCAGAATCGAAGAACGGTGATTCATTATACAAGCACAAGTGTAAGTACTGCGGAAAGACCTTTGGCAATGACAGTGCTCTCCAGATTCACTTGCGCTCTCACACCGGCGAGAGGCCCTTCAAGTGTAACATTTGCGGAAACCGCTTCACAACAAAAGGAAACCTCAAAGTGCATTTCCAGAGGCATAAAGACAAGTATCCTACTATCAGCATGAACCCACATCCTGTGCCAGAGCACCTTGACAATATTCCCACCAGCAGTGGCATTCCCTTTGGCATGTCTGTGCCCATGGATGAGTCAAATTTGACTGAAATGAAGCCTCTGATAGGCCATCCTGCTGCTGGGTTCCACCCATCATCCATACCAGGTTTGAAGACAACATTTGACAGCTTTGCAGGGGACCCGTTTTCCCAGAGACCCTCGCCATCAACAAGTGATGGCTCCCCATCCGTTTCCTCAAATGTGTTTGGCCATGAGACAGGACTGGAGCCGGCTCAGAAGGATGCTAAAGAACTGCTTGGAGCGCTGCATCATATGAATGGTAGTGCCCTCCCAGGAGAACAAAGCTCTGGAACTGCAAAACTTCAGCAGATGGTGGATGGCCTGGAAAAGAGAACCAGTGACCCCAACGAGTGTGTAATCTGCCATAGGGTGCTCAGTTGCCAGAGCTCCCTCAAAATGCATTACCGTACACACACCGGCGAGAGGCCTTACAAGTGCAAAATCTGTGGCCGCGCATTCTCCACCAAGGGCAACCTCAAAGCCCACTATGGAGTGCACAGGGCTAACACGCCTCTTAAAATGCAGCACTCATGTCCCATCTGCCAGAAGAAGTTCACAAACGCTGTGGTTCTGCAGCAGCACATTCGTATGCACATGGGTGGGCAGATCCCCAACACCCCAATGCCAGAAAACCAGTttgaagcagcagaagcaaTGGAGCCATCCCTACCAGAGGAGACACCTATGGATGCCAATGGTTTTGAAGCAAGCATGGAGGACCACGAGCCAGAGCTGCACTCCCACAAGCCAAACGACACCTCAGATTCCCTCCCATCTGCGCCTGAGGAACAACCACAGCAGCATGCTGCCCCTGCCATATTTTCCAGCCTGGATGTTTTGAAGAATCTCACCTCTGCTCTTGCACTGAAACGACAGAGTAGCACCGCTTCGGAAAGCGAGGGGACACCCAAAGAATCCCCATCAGCTCCTAGAGAGCAGGAATATCATAATGGCCGTAGTCCTGCCGTTTCTGACTCTGCCATGTCGTTTCACTCATCTTCCCCAGTAAACAACAATATGAGTAGTTGCAAGTCTCCTGAATCTGCTGTTGATGAATTTGCCTGCAGTGTGTCAAAACCAGAATCTGATGGTGGTGCTCAAGGTGGCACTGAGTCAAGTGGAGCCCTTGACCTTACAGCATCCAGCAGCTTCATCCCCAAAGCGATCAAAGAAGAACCTGGCATTCAATTCACAAATGGAGACTATG TTCCTAGTAACATGCCTTTCATAAGGATACCATCAAGTCTGGCAAGTCTGGAGATGAAGATTCCTCCAGAGAATTCTTTGGGCCCCCATGGTTTGTTCAGCTCCCATATGCCTCAGGGAACAGCCATGCCCTCCACCATCTCCACCGCACCGCGACGATCAACCAAACAGCACGTGTGTAATGCCTGTGGCAAGAACTTCTCATCTGCCAGCGCCTTGCAGATCCATGAGCGTACTCATACAGGGGAGAAGCCTTTTGCCTGCAACATCTGTGGCAGGGCTTTCACCACCAAGGGAAATCTAAAG GTGCATATCGGCACTCACATGTGGAACAACTCGTCACGGCGTGGCCAGCGTCTGTCTCTGGATAATCCCATGGCGCTGATGGCAATTAGCTCAGAGGCTAAGATGTTGCCAGAAATTATGCAGGCCCCCAAAGAACTGGGTGCTCCACAAATGAACTTTGACACGTCTCTGTGGAACCAGTATGCTGCTGCCTTCAGTGGTGGCCTGACCATGAAGACCAATGAAATTTCTGTCATCCAGGGTGGTGGCATCCCACTCCCTGGGAGCCCTGCCGGTGGACCTCTGATTGGATCCACTGGAGGCCTCATGAAGATGGATGGATCCCACTCCGGCTTGCCTGCCTCAATGGCCGAAATTGAGAAAAACAGCTCCGACAGTGTGCCAAAATCGCAGTTTCCACATTTCATGGAGGAGGGTAAAATTGCAGTTAATTAG
- the sall4 gene encoding sal-like protein 4 isoform X2, with translation MDETRVCNKCCAEFFDEEEFLEHEKNCTKSQQVVIMKDGNEVPEEYSQGSPEGLTSDHDDSQSSSHSLSNVNTDHLERTEEDSSMNAEDSEQQDQADMAASPEMTFHQPLSKRQDSNVTLETMADTKVAVSQHSSINKSLTSSQEAVQAIPMILEQLVCLQQQQLQQIQLTEQIRIQVAMMTPQGLQSSVGAVMDPLKALGAHLSQQLSAAAALIGKRTGSQSLSMETMKQSKLPLPTDIPTSLPGGPGSMTSKTDILKGIPDLASRLPALLPQSPGVMGFPSTFNGIQAGIESSKKVKTKMLNLPPESKNGDSLYKHKCKYCGKTFGNDSALQIHLRSHTGERPFKCNICGNRFTTKGNLKVHFQRHKDKYPTISMNPHPVPEHLDNIPTSSGIPFGMSVPMDESNLTEMKPLIGHPAAGFHPSSIPGLKTTFDSFAGDPFSQRPSPSTSDGSPSVSSNVFGHETGLEPAQKDAKELLGALHHMNGSALPGEQSSGTAKLQQMVDGLEKRTSDPNECVICHRVLSCQSSLKMHYRTHTGERPYKCKICGRAFSTKGNLKAHYGVHRANTPLKMQHSCPICQKKFTNAVVLQQHIRMHMGGQIPNTPMPENQFEAAEAMEPSLPEETPMDANGFEASMEDHEPELHSHKPNDTSDSLPSAPEEQPQQHAAPAIFSSLDVLKNLTSALALKRQSSTASESEGTPKESPSAPREQEYHNGRSPAVSDSAMSFHSSSPVNNNMSSCKSPESAVDEFACSVSKPESDGGAQGGTESSGALDLTASSSFIPKAIKEEPGIQFTNGDYVPSNMPFIRIPSSLASLEMKIPPENSLGPHGLFSSHMPQGTAMPSTISTAPRRSTKQHVCNACGKNFSSASALQIHERTHTGEKPFACNICGRAFTTKGNLKVHIGTHMWNNSSRRGQRLSLDNPMALMAISSEAKMLPEIMQAPKELGAPQMNFDTSLWNQYAAAFSGGLTMKTNEISVIQGGGIPLPGSPAGGPLIGSTGGLMKMDGSHSGLPASMAEIEKNSSDSVPKSQFPHFMEEGKIAVN, from the exons ATGGACGAGACCAGGGTCTGCAACAAGTGCTGTGCTGAATTCTTTGATGAAGAAGAATTTCTTGAGCACGAGAAAAACTGCACTAAAAGTCAGCAAGTGGTCATCATGAAAGATGGCAATGAAGTGCCTGAGGAATATTCACAAGGCTCCCCCGAAGGCCTTACGAGTGACCATGATGATAGCCAGTCCAGCAGTCATTCCCTATCAAATGTCAATACAGACCACCTGgaaagaacagaggaagacTCCAGCATGAATGCAGAGGACTCGGAACAACAGGATCAGGCAGACATGGCTGCTAGCCCTGAGATGACTTTCCATCAGCCCTTATCCAAACGGCAAGATTCAAATGTCACTCTTGAAACCATGGCAGACACTAAAGTGGCTGTCTCCCAACATTCTTCAATTAATAAATCTCTGACCTCATCACAGGAAGCTGTGCAGGCCATCCCGATGATCTTGGAACAGTTAGTGTGCCTCCAGCAACAGCAACTACAGCAAATCCAGCTCACAGAACAGATTCGAATCCAAGTAGCTATGATGACTCCACAGGGTCTCCAGTCATCAGTAGGGGCAGTAATGGACCCACTGAAAGCCCTTGGTGCACATCTCTCTCAACAGCTGTCTGCCGCAGCAGCTCTGATAGGAAAAAGGACCGGCAGTCAGAGCCTTTCTATGGAGACAATGAAGCAAAGTAAACTACCTCTCCCAACTGACATCCCTACCTCTCTACCTGGAGGACCGGGTTCAATGACATctaaaacagacattttgaagGGCATTCCAGATCTGGCTAGCCGTTTACCAGCACTACTGCCACAGTCACCAGGTGTCATGGGTTTCCCTAGCACCTTCAATGGAATCCAAGCAGGGATTGAGTCCTCGAAAAAAGTGAAGACGAAGATGCTGAACCTCCCACCAGAATCGAAGAACGGTGATTCATTATACAAGCACAAGTGTAAGTACTGCGGAAAGACCTTTGGCAATGACAGTGCTCTCCAGATTCACTTGCGCTCTCACACCGGCGAGAGGCCCTTCAAGTGTAACATTTGCGGAAACCGCTTCACAACAAAAGGAAACCTCAAAGTGCATTTCCAGAGGCATAAAGACAAGTATCCTACTATCAGCATGAACCCACATCCTGTGCCAGAGCACCTTGACAATATTCCCACCAGCAGTGGCATTCCCTTTGGCATGTCTGTGCCCATGGATGAGTCAAATTTGACTGAAATGAAGCCTCTGATAGGCCATCCTGCTGCTGGGTTCCACCCATCATCCATACCAGGTTTGAAGACAACATTTGACAGCTTTGCAGGGGACCCGTTTTCCCAGAGACCCTCGCCATCAACAAGTGATGGCTCCCCATCCGTTTCCTCAAATGTGTTTGGCCATGAGACAGGACTGGAGCCGGCTCAGAAGGATGCTAAAGAACTGCTTGGAGCGCTGCATCATATGAATGGTAGTGCCCTCCCAGGAGAACAAAGCTCTGGAACTGCAAAACTTCAGCAGATGGTGGATGGCCTGGAAAAGAGAACCAGTGACCCCAACGAGTGTGTAATCTGCCATAGGGTGCTCAGTTGCCAGAGCTCCCTCAAAATGCATTACCGTACACACACCGGCGAGAGGCCTTACAAGTGCAAAATCTGTGGCCGCGCATTCTCCACCAAGGGCAACCTCAAAGCCCACTATGGAGTGCACAGGGCTAACACGCCTCTTAAAATGCAGCACTCATGTCCCATCTGCCAGAAGAAGTTCACAAACGCTGTGGTTCTGCAGCAGCACATTCGTATGCACATGGGTGGGCAGATCCCCAACACCCCAATGCCAGAAAACCAGTttgaagcagcagaagcaaTGGAGCCATCCCTACCAGAGGAGACACCTATGGATGCCAATGGTTTTGAAGCAAGCATGGAGGACCACGAGCCAGAGCTGCACTCCCACAAGCCAAACGACACCTCAGATTCCCTCCCATCTGCGCCTGAGGAACAACCACAGCAGCATGCTGCCCCTGCCATATTTTCCAGCCTGGATGTTTTGAAGAATCTCACCTCTGCTCTTGCACTGAAACGACAGAGTAGCACCGCTTCGGAAAGCGAGGGGACACCCAAAGAATCCCCATCAGCTCCTAGAGAGCAGGAATATCATAATGGCCGTAGTCCTGCCGTTTCTGACTCTGCCATGTCGTTTCACTCATCTTCCCCAGTAAACAACAATATGAGTAGTTGCAAGTCTCCTGAATCTGCTGTTGATGAATTTGCCTGCAGTGTGTCAAAACCAGAATCTGATGGTGGTGCTCAAGGTGGCACTGAGTCAAGTGGAGCCCTTGACCTTACAGCATCCAGCAGCTTCATCCCCAAAGCGATCAAAGAAGAACCTGGCATTCAATTCACAAATGGAGACTATG TTCCTAGTAACATGCCTTTCATAAGGATACCATCAAGTCTGGCAAGTCTGGAGATGAAGATTCCTCCAGAGAATTCTTTGGGCCCCCATGGTTTGTTCAGCTCCCATATGCCTCAGGGAACAGCCATGCCCTCCACCATCTCCACCGCACCGCGACGATCAACCAAACAGCACGTGTGTAATGCCTGTGGCAAGAACTTCTCATCTGCCAGCGCCTTGCAGATCCATGAGCGTACTCATACAGGGGAGAAGCCTTTTGCCTGCAACATCTGTGGCAGGGCTTTCACCACCAAGGGAAATCTAAAG GTGCATATCGGCACTCACATGTGGAACAACTCGTCACGGCGTGGCCAGCGTCTGTCTCTGGATAATCCCATGGCGCTGATGGCAATTAGCTCAGAGGCTAAGATGTTGCCAGAAATTATGCAGGCCCCCAAAGAACTGGGTGCTCCACAAATGAACTTTGACACGTCTCTGTGGAACCAGTATGCTGCTGCCTTCAGTGGTGGCCTGACCATGAAGACCAATGAAATTTCTGTCATCCAGGGTGGTGGCATCCCACTCCCTGGGAGCCCTGCCGGTGGACCTCTGATTGGATCCACTGGAGGCCTCATGAAGATGGATGGATCCCACTCCGGCTTGCCTGCCTCAATGGCCGAAATTGAGAAAAACAGCTCCGACAGTGTGCCAAAATCGCAGTTTCCACATTTCATGGAGGAGGGTAAAATTGCAGTTAATTAG